Proteins found in one Streptococcus mitis genomic segment:
- a CDS encoding DUF2785 domain-containing protein translates to MYQKLRRKIAEEKPSYNQEEIQWLLDHLGDSSPEIRDDLVFTSFARGIQKELFTQEQFHFIAEEISSDGGLDKEIDKVGLSTLERSFRALVYANLLSADANQQSIFYQGLNAGIRNVLLNQGLYYLSKEKDTRGFSSRYGWVHAFAHGADLLTEVVCHPNFPKNRVHEVFDILGQLFKRISIRFTDDEDWRLARVIYEPILQGKLEQEQVASWIKAVDFPIEEREDFYKFSNFRSCLLEVYVQLDQRNSLQDDLKEAIQSFQY, encoded by the coding sequence ATGTATCAAAAGTTACGTAGAAAAATAGCAGAAGAAAAACCAAGTTATAACCAGGAAGAAATCCAGTGGTTGCTTGATCATTTGGGAGATTCTTCTCCAGAAATTCGCGATGACCTTGTTTTTACAAGCTTTGCTAGAGGGATTCAGAAAGAGCTATTTACACAGGAACAATTTCATTTCATTGCTGAGGAAATTTCATCTGATGGAGGGTTAGATAAAGAGATTGATAAGGTAGGCCTGTCAACCCTTGAACGTTCTTTTAGAGCACTTGTTTATGCAAATCTCTTGTCTGCAGATGCCAACCAGCAATCGATTTTTTATCAGGGATTAAATGCAGGAATTCGTAATGTCCTTTTAAATCAAGGTTTGTATTATCTTTCAAAAGAAAAGGATACAAGGGGTTTTTCAAGTCGATATGGTTGGGTTCATGCTTTTGCACATGGAGCCGATTTACTGACAGAGGTGGTTTGTCATCCAAACTTTCCTAAAAACAGAGTTCATGAAGTATTTGATATACTTGGCCAACTATTTAAAAGAATTTCGATTCGCTTTACAGATGATGAGGATTGGCGTTTAGCAAGAGTGATCTATGAACCTATTTTACAAGGGAAGTTGGAGCAAGAGCAAGTAGCTTCTTGGATAAAAGCTGTTGACTTTCCGATAGAAGAAAGGGAAGATTTTTATAAATTTTCCAACTTCAGATCCTGTCTGTTGGAAGTCTATGTCCAACTTGACCAGAGAAATAGTTTACAAGATGACTTGAAAGAAGCTATCCAGTCTTTTCAATACTAG
- a CDS encoding (S)-acetoin forming diacetyl reductase, translating into MSKVAIVTGAGQGIGFAIAKRLVQDGFKVGVLDYNPETAEKAVAELSAENAFAVVADVSKQAEVAQAFQKVVDHFGDLNVVINNAGVAPTTPLDTITEEQFTRTFGINVGGVIWGSQAAQAQFKALGHGGKIINATSQAGVVGNPNLTVYGGTKFAVRGITQTLARDLADSGITVNAYAPGIVKTPMMYDIAHEVGKNAGKDDEWGMQTFAKDITLKRLSEPEDVAAAVSFLAGPDSNYITGQTIIVDGGMQFH; encoded by the coding sequence ATGTCTAAAGTTGCTATTGTCACAGGTGCAGGTCAAGGAATCGGTTTTGCAATCGCAAAACGATTGGTTCAAGATGGCTTTAAGGTGGGAGTCTTAGACTACAATCCCGAAACAGCTGAAAAAGCTGTTGCCGAATTATCAGCTGAAAATGCCTTTGCTGTCGTGGCTGATGTTTCGAAACAGGCAGAAGTTGCACAAGCATTTCAAAAGGTTGTTGACCATTTTGGTGATTTGAATGTTGTCATAAATAACGCTGGTGTTGCTCCAACTACTCCTCTTGATACAATTACTGAGGAACAATTTACACGTACTTTCGGAATCAATGTTGGTGGTGTCATTTGGGGTTCACAAGCTGCACAAGCGCAATTTAAAGCACTTGGCCACGGAGGTAAAATTATCAACGCAACCTCTCAAGCCGGGGTAGTCGGTAATCCAAATCTAACTGTTTATGGTGGAACCAAATTTGCTGTTCGTGGAATTACGCAAACATTAGCACGTGATTTAGCAGACTCAGGCATCACTGTTAACGCCTACGCACCAGGTATTGTGAAAACACCAATGATGTACGACATCGCTCATGAAGTTGGTAAAAATGCAGGAAAAGATGACGAATGGGGTATGCAGACATTTGCAAAAGATATTACCCTAAAACGTCTATCTGAACCAGAAGATGTGGCTGCTGCTGTCAGCTTCCTTGCAGGACCAGATTCAAACTACATTACAGGACAAACCATTATCGTTGATGGTGGTATGCAATTCCATTAA
- a CDS encoding MIP/aquaporin family protein, which translates to MKKFVAELIGTFMLVFVGTGAVVFGNGLEGLGHLGIAFAFGLAIVVAAYSIGTISGAHLNPAVSIAMFVNKRLSSSELVNYILGQVVGAFLASAAVFFLLSNSGMSTASLGENALANGVTVLGGFLFEVIATFLFVLVIMTVTSVSKGNGAIAGLVIGLSLMAMILVGLNITGLSVNPARSLAPAVLVGGAALQQVWIFILAPIVGGVLAALVAKNFLGTEE; encoded by the coding sequence ATGAAAAAATTTGTTGCTGAATTAATCGGTACTTTTATGCTTGTGTTCGTCGGAACAGGAGCTGTTGTTTTTGGAAATGGTCTTGAAGGTCTTGGTCATCTTGGAATTGCTTTTGCCTTTGGTCTGGCAATCGTGGTTGCAGCCTACTCAATCGGAACTATTTCAGGTGCTCACTTGAACCCAGCGGTTTCGATCGCTATGTTTGTAAACAAACGTTTATCATCTTCAGAGCTTGTAAACTACATCCTTGGACAAGTAGTTGGAGCTTTCCTTGCGTCAGCTGCGGTATTCTTCCTCTTGTCTAACTCAGGCATGTCTACTGCTAGTCTTGGTGAAAATGCCTTGGCAAACGGTGTCACTGTCTTGGGTGGTTTCTTGTTTGAAGTCATCGCAACCTTCTTGTTTGTCTTGGTTATCATGACTGTGACATCAGTAAGCAAGGGCAATGGCGCGATTGCTGGTTTGGTAATTGGTTTGTCCTTGATGGCGATGATTCTTGTCGGATTGAACATTACTGGACTTTCAGTAAACCCAGCTCGTAGCTTGGCACCAGCTGTTTTGGTAGGTGGCGCAGCTCTTCAACAAGTTTGGATTTTCATCCTTGCGCCAATCGTTGGTGGGGTTCTTGCAGCCCTCGTTGCAAAAAACTTCCTTGGAACAGAAGAATAA
- the queF gene encoding preQ(1) synthase, protein MSQQEEMKNLSLLGNKETNYIFEYQPEVLESFDNRHVENDYFIKFNCPEFTSLCPITAQPDFATIYISYIPDKLCVESKSLKLYLFSYRNHGDFHENCINTIGKDLVNLLDPRYLEVWGKFTPRGGISIDPYYNYGKPGTKYEGLAEQRLFQHDLYPEKIDNR, encoded by the coding sequence ATGTCACAACAAGAAGAAATGAAAAACCTAAGCCTCCTCGGCAACAAAGAAACCAACTACATTTTCGAGTATCAACCAGAAGTCCTGGAATCCTTTGACAATCGTCATGTGGAAAATGACTATTTCATCAAATTTAACTGTCCTGAATTTACCTCACTTTGCCCTATTACCGCTCAGCCAGACTTTGCAACTATCTATATTTCCTACATCCCTGACAAGCTCTGTGTTGAGTCAAAATCTCTCAAACTCTACCTCTTTAGCTACCGAAATCACGGAGATTTCCACGAAAACTGTATCAACACCATCGGGAAAGACTTGGTCAACTTGCTAGATCCTCGCTATTTAGAAGTCTGGGGAAAATTCACTCCGCGCGGTGGCATCTCAATTGACCCCTACTACAACTACGGTAAGCCAGGAACTAAGTATGAAGGCTTGGCAGAACAACGCCTCTTCCAACACGACCTTTATCCAGAGAAAATTGACAACCGTTAA
- the queE gene encoding 7-carboxy-7-deazaguanine synthase QueE yields MTRERVLKLPVLEIFGPTFQGEGRAIGQKTMFVRTAGCDYHCDWCDSAFTWDGSEKPTRMTADEVIAALDKLGSYDYVTLSGGNPAILAANMAELVTKLKERGVTLAVETQGSRWQNWLKDIDQVTLSPKPPSSKMEVNFETLDFIVSQLDPDKVTFKIPIFDDADLAFAKDIQERYQPDVLFLSAGNPEPKATGNIVQDQLDRLKELWERIAADDSWGNVRVLPQLHTLLYDNKRGV; encoded by the coding sequence ATGACTAGGGAACGTGTCCTCAAACTACCAGTTTTGGAAATTTTTGGTCCAACCTTTCAAGGCGAAGGCCGTGCTATCGGGCAGAAAACCATGTTTGTCCGCACTGCTGGTTGCGACTACCACTGCGACTGGTGCGATTCTGCCTTTACCTGGGATGGCTCTGAAAAGCCAACTCGTATGACAGCTGACGAAGTCATTGCTGCCTTGGATAAATTAGGGAGCTACGACTATGTCACCCTGTCTGGGGGGAATCCTGCTATCCTAGCAGCCAACATGGCTGAACTCGTCACTAAACTCAAGGAACGTGGTGTCACTCTGGCTGTTGAAACTCAAGGCTCTCGCTGGCAAAATTGGTTGAAAGACATCGACCAGGTCACTCTGAGTCCCAAACCTCCTTCATCCAAAATGGAAGTCAACTTTGAGACCTTGGACTTTATCGTTTCCCAACTGGATCCAGACAAGGTCACCTTTAAAATCCCTATCTTTGATGATGCGGATTTAGCCTTTGCCAAAGACATTCAAGAACGCTACCAACCAGATGTTCTCTTCTTATCTGCAGGAAATCCTGAGCCCAAGGCTACGGGTAATATTGTCCAAGACCAACTGGACCGTCTCAAAGAACTCTGGGAACGCATCGCTGCCGACGATAGCTGGGGCAATGTCCGCGTCCTTCCTCAACTGCATACCCTCCTCTACGATAACAAACGTGGTGTTTAA
- the queD gene encoding 6-carboxytetrahydropterin synthase QueD: protein MFFAPKEIKQETGESLVYNPHRTLVSKEFTFDAAHHLFHYEGKCKSLHGHTYHLQIAVSGFLDERGMTYDFGDIKAIYKNYLEPHLDHRYLNETLPYMNTTAENMVYWIFQTMSQELPDERGLRLEYVRLYETPTSFAEFRREWLDD from the coding sequence ATGTTTTTTGCACCCAAAGAAATCAAACAGGAAACCGGGGAGTCTCTTGTCTACAATCCTCACAGAACCTTGGTATCAAAAGAGTTTACCTTCGATGCTGCCCACCACCTCTTTCACTATGAGGGAAAATGCAAATCCCTGCACGGCCACACTTATCATCTGCAGATTGCTGTCAGTGGTTTTTTAGATGAACGGGGCATGACCTACGATTTTGGAGACATCAAAGCGATCTACAAGAACTACTTAGAACCTCACTTGGATCATCGCTATCTCAATGAAACCCTACCTTATATGAACACGACTGCCGAAAATATGGTTTACTGGATTTTCCAAACTATGAGTCAAGAGTTGCCAGACGAACGTGGTCTCCGTTTGGAATACGTTCGCCTCTATGAAACTCCGACTTCCTTTGCGGAGTTTAGACGGGAGTGGTTAGATGACTAG
- the queC gene encoding 7-cyano-7-deazaguanine synthase QueC yields the protein MKRQSALVVFSGGQDSTTCLFWAKEHYKTVEAVTFAYGQRHHLEIQVAREIAKEQGIRHHILDMSLLGQITENALTSDMEIEQKEGEVPNTFVDGRNHLFLSFAAVLAKQRGITDIVTGVCETDFSGYPDCRDVFVKSLNVTLNLAMDYDFVIQTPLMWLDKAETWELADQLGAFDYVREKTLTCYNGIIGSGCGDCPACHLRQHGLDVYLSQKGEA from the coding sequence ATGAAACGTCAATCTGCCTTGGTCGTCTTTAGCGGCGGTCAAGATTCTACAACCTGCCTCTTTTGGGCTAAAGAACACTATAAAACGGTCGAAGCCGTTACCTTTGCCTACGGCCAACGTCATCATCTCGAAATTCAAGTTGCTAGAGAAATCGCCAAGGAACAGGGGATTCGTCATCATATCCTAGATATGTCTCTGCTGGGACAAATCACTGAAAATGCCTTGACCTCTGATATGGAGATTGAGCAAAAAGAGGGAGAGGTTCCCAATACCTTCGTTGACGGTCGCAACCACCTCTTTCTATCCTTTGCGGCAGTTCTTGCTAAGCAACGGGGCATTACAGATATCGTGACAGGTGTCTGCGAGACAGACTTCTCAGGCTACCCCGATTGTCGGGATGTCTTTGTCAAATCCCTTAATGTTACCCTCAACCTTGCCATGGATTACGACTTTGTTATCCAAACACCTCTCATGTGGCTAGACAAGGCTGAAACTTGGGAATTAGCCGACCAACTCGGTGCCTTTGACTATGTTCGTGAAAAGACCTTAACCTGCTACAACGGGATTATCGGAAGTGGCTGTGGAGATTGCCCAGCCTGCCACCTACGTCAACATGGTCTAGATGTTTATCTCTCACAGAAAGGAGAGGCCTAA
- the trxA gene encoding thioredoxin: MAKAITDATFEQETKDGLVLVDFWATWCGPCRMQGPILDKLSEELSEDVLKIVKMDVDENPNTARAFGIMSIPTLLFKKDGQVVKQVAGVHTAEQIKAIVAELS; encoded by the coding sequence ATGGCAAAAGCAATTACAGACGCAACATTCGAACAAGAAACTAAAGACGGTTTGGTCTTGGTAGACTTCTGGGCAACTTGGTGTGGTCCATGTCGTATGCAAGGTCCAATCTTGGACAAATTGTCTGAAGAACTTTCAGAAGATGTTTTGAAAATCGTTAAAATGGACGTTGATGAAAATCCAAACACAGCTCGTGCTTTTGGTATCATGTCTATCCCAACCCTTCTCTTCAAAAAAGACGGCCAAGTTGTCAAACAAGTTGCAGGTGTTCATACTGCAGAACAAATCAAGGCCATCGTTGCTGAATTGAGCTAA
- a CDS encoding DUF4649 family protein: MIEITYLDASKNERTVTFESYEDFDRSQQACLIGVADYYPVQKLTYKGHDLDYHGTYGDIFFYLKKQDLSQYN; the protein is encoded by the coding sequence ATGATTGAAATTACCTATCTAGATGCCAGCAAGAACGAAAGAACTGTAACTTTCGAATCTTATGAAGACTTTGATCGTTCACAACAAGCTTGCCTTATCGGCGTCGCAGACTACTACCCTGTCCAAAAATTAACTTACAAGGGTCATGATTTGGACTACCATGGGACTTATGGAGATATCTTCTTCTATCTCAAGAAACAAGATTTAAGCCAATATAACTAA
- a CDS encoding MarR family winged helix-turn-helix transcriptional regulator gives MTYLEKWFDFNRRQKEIESLLEETIAQHSEQSLTLKEFYLLYYLDLAQEKSLRQIDLPDKLHLSPSAVSRMVARLEAKNCGLLSRMCCDQDRRSSFICLTSDGQKTLAALQKAVEESLETGLDFLI, from the coding sequence ATGACCTATTTGGAAAAATGGTTTGACTTCAATCGGCGTCAGAAAGAAATTGAAAGTCTCTTGGAAGAGACTATTGCCCAGCACAGCGAGCAAAGTCTGACCTTGAAAGAGTTCTATCTGCTCTACTATCTGGACTTGGCACAAGAAAAATCTCTACGCCAGATTGACCTGCCAGATAAACTTCATCTGAGTCCGAGCGCTGTTTCTCGGATGGTGGCTCGCTTGGAAGCCAAAAATTGCGGTCTACTTAGTCGCATGTGTTGTGATCAAGATAGACGTTCTAGCTTTATCTGCCTGACAAGTGATGGGCAAAAGACACTGGCCGCTCTACAGAAGGCTGTCGAAGAAAGCTTGGAAACTGGTTTGGATTTCTTGATTTAA
- a CDS encoding CidA/LrgA family protein, whose protein sequence is MKLYVQLMILFVISLIGEGISSFFHLPIPGSIIGLIILFLALQFKWLRTRHVNMVGNFLLANMTILFLPPAVGIMEKFDVIAPYLFPIVLIVFFAAVINIILIALVVQFIKRRFEGDYEKGDAK, encoded by the coding sequence ATGAAATTATATGTTCAATTAATGATTCTCTTTGTGATTTCTCTAATCGGAGAGGGGATTTCCAGTTTCTTTCATTTGCCCATCCCAGGCAGTATTATCGGTTTGATTATTCTCTTTCTCGCCCTGCAATTCAAGTGGCTGAGAACTAGGCATGTCAATATGGTGGGGAATTTCTTGCTGGCCAATATGACCATTCTCTTTTTGCCGCCAGCAGTGGGAATCATGGAAAAGTTTGATGTGATTGCTCCCTATCTTTTTCCAATTGTTTTGATTGTCTTTTTTGCAGCAGTCATCAATATTATCCTCATAGCCTTGGTGGTTCAGTTTATCAAACGACGGTTTGAGGGAGATTATGAGAAAGGAGATGCCAAATGA
- a CDS encoding LrgB family protein, producing the protein MSEFVSNPLFGLALSILAYLVGMLIYRRFPHPLTTPLLLSAVFIIIFLKVTGISYQDYYQGGVYLNNLIVPSTVALGIPLYKSFHLMKHHARSILFGSLLAVVVNTSFTALVAKIFGMDFFLAISLFPKSVTTAMAVGITEKLQGLTTVTLVVVVATGILTSVIGPTLLKWLRIDDPVAVGLSLGGTGHAVGTGTAFRYGSVAGAMGGLAIGVTGILYVFVSPIVASLILS; encoded by the coding sequence ATGAGTGAATTTGTTTCCAATCCCCTGTTTGGGCTTGCCCTGTCTATCCTAGCTTATCTAGTAGGAATGCTGATTTACAGACGGTTTCCCCATCCTTTGACAACGCCCTTGCTTTTGTCAGCTGTTTTCATTATCATCTTTCTAAAAGTGACGGGTATTTCTTACCAAGATTACTACCAAGGTGGGGTTTATCTGAACAATTTGATTGTCCCATCGACTGTTGCTCTAGGGATTCCGCTTTACAAGAGTTTTCACCTGATGAAGCACCATGCACGGAGTATTCTCTTTGGTAGTCTGTTAGCAGTAGTTGTCAATACCTCTTTCACAGCCTTGGTGGCGAAAATATTTGGCATGGACTTTTTCCTAGCCATTTCTCTCTTTCCCAAGTCAGTAACAACCGCCATGGCAGTGGGAATCACAGAAAAATTGCAAGGTTTGACGACTGTGACCTTGGTGGTTGTAGTGGCGACTGGGATTTTAACCAGTGTGATCGGCCCAACCCTTTTGAAGTGGTTGAGAATTGACGACCCAGTAGCTGTTGGTCTTTCCCTTGGAGGAACAGGCCATGCAGTTGGAACGGGAACAGCCTTCCGATACGGCTCTGTAGCAGGAGCTATGGGTGGTTTGGCTATCGGTGTTACCGGTATTCTCTATGTCTTTGTCAGCCCTATTGTGGCCAGTTTGATATTGAGTTAA
- a CDS encoding ATP-binding cassette domain-containing protein — protein sequence MLRRFVTKKHLVLYFFSIAITWLEAIITPVLVQNIVASFSNQELGLLWKVLILGILGNLILLLGLAGKRYYYARLITDFKYGIKSAIFKRFLNSYEIDEKDILSDLENDVKQLEESYIEPTVIIISSLGFTTVSILYALWTNFYLGLIFILFYSFPVLCSAIGSKRLDSLSEKRSTVNQSYLASLTNFIGGSQQIRHYQGQDYFFARYQKQLQTSLDAEINYEKQRTLNSLLINSIDAFCSVTPIVIGGFMTYYNYLDAASFVAIYLVSHNIGYQFQELAYFTNTRKATRTLLNKYQKLLGQSDSISPRSIENIFPIQLNSISLEKDGNILLSPISIHIKQGEKIAIIGESGSGKTTLLNIIHGEETPTSGQISFAGQKLSRQEITGISSYILQDSHYFDTLSLEDNILLGLDKKEETLTHILKKTGLEHLENRTLSNDSLSGGEKQRLEIARALYHDSQLILADEIKANLDSENSRKISDLLFSLPQTVIEVIHHYTEEDLKHYDQVIHLSIEK from the coding sequence ATGCTGAGAAGATTTGTTACTAAAAAGCACCTTGTACTTTACTTCTTTTCTATTGCCATTACTTGGCTGGAAGCAATTATCACACCAGTCCTTGTTCAAAATATTGTTGCTAGTTTTAGCAATCAAGAGCTAGGCCTTCTTTGGAAAGTATTGATTCTAGGAATCCTTGGTAATCTTATCCTCTTACTAGGCTTGGCTGGAAAACGCTATTACTACGCTCGTTTGATTACTGACTTCAAATATGGAATCAAGAGTGCTATTTTCAAGCGATTTTTAAACAGTTATGAGATTGATGAAAAGGATATTTTGTCTGACCTAGAAAACGACGTCAAGCAACTAGAAGAAAGCTATATTGAACCAACGGTCATCATCATTTCTTCCCTTGGCTTCACAACTGTGTCCATTCTCTATGCCCTATGGACCAATTTTTACCTGGGCTTGATTTTCATCCTCTTCTACTCCTTTCCTGTCCTCTGCAGTGCTATCGGATCAAAGCGTTTGGACTCACTTTCTGAAAAGCGGTCAACTGTTAACCAAAGCTACTTAGCAAGCTTGACAAATTTTATTGGTGGTAGCCAACAAATTCGCCATTATCAGGGGCAAGACTACTTTTTTGCTCGCTATCAAAAACAATTACAAACCAGTCTAGATGCCGAAATCAACTATGAAAAACAACGAACTTTAAACAGTCTCTTGATCAATAGCATCGATGCCTTTTGTTCTGTCACACCAATCGTCATCGGTGGCTTTATGACCTACTATAATTATTTAGATGCGGCGAGTTTTGTGGCCATCTATCTAGTTTCACATAATATCGGCTATCAATTCCAAGAGTTGGCTTACTTTACCAACACCCGAAAAGCGACTCGAACTCTTCTCAACAAATACCAAAAACTTTTGGGTCAGTCTGACTCCATCTCGCCTAGAAGCATAGAGAACATTTTTCCTATCCAACTTAACAGCATCTCCCTAGAAAAAGATGGGAATATCCTCTTATCTCCGATTTCCATACACATCAAGCAAGGAGAAAAAATTGCCATTATCGGGGAAAGTGGCTCTGGTAAGACAACCCTGCTCAATATCATTCATGGAGAAGAGACACCGACAAGTGGACAGATTAGCTTTGCTGGTCAAAAGCTATCACGTCAAGAAATCACGGGCATTAGTTCCTATATCCTCCAAGATAGCCATTACTTTGACACACTATCTCTGGAAGACAATATCCTTCTAGGACTGGATAAAAAAGAAGAAACTTTAACTCACATCCTCAAAAAAACAGGATTAGAACATTTGGAAAATAGAACGCTCAGCAATGATAGTCTATCTGGTGGCGAGAAACAACGCCTAGAAATCGCTCGCGCCCTCTACCATGATAGCCAACTCATCTTAGCAGATGAAATTAAGGCCAATCTTGACTCGGAAAATAGCAGAAAAATTAGCGACTTGCTCTTCTCCCTACCTCAAACAGTCATTGAAGTCATTCACCACTACACAGAAGAAGACTTAAAACACTATGACCAAGTCATTCATTTAAGCATAGAAAAGTAA
- a CDS encoding ABC transporter ATP-binding protein — translation MSLLAFENVSKSYGATPVLENVSLDIPAGKIVGLLGPNGSGKTTLIKLINGLLQPDQGRVLINDMDPSPATKAIVAYLPDTTYLNEQMKVKEALTYFKTFYKDFNLERAHHLLADLGIDENSRLKKLSKGNKEKVQLILVMSRDARLYVLDEPIGGVDPAAREYILNTIINNYSPTSTVLISTHLISDIEPILDEIVFLKDGKVVRQGNVDDIRYESGESIDQLFRQEFKA, via the coding sequence ATGTCATTACTAGCATTTGAAAATGTATCCAAATCATATGGAGCAACCCCAGTCCTTGAAAATGTTTCTCTTGATATCCCAGCTGGAAAAATTGTCGGTCTTCTTGGGCCAAACGGCTCAGGGAAAACAACCCTGATTAAACTAATCAACGGCCTCTTACAACCAGATCAGGGACGTGTCTTGATCAACGATATGGACCCAAGCCCAGCAACCAAGGCCATCGTGGCTTATTTGCCGGATACGACCTATCTCAATGAGCAAATGAAGGTCAAAGAGGCCCTAACCTACTTCAAGACCTTCTATAAAGATTTCAATCTGGAACGCGCCCATCATCTACTTGCAGACCTGGGTATTGATGAAAATAGTCGTCTCAAGAAATTATCAAAAGGGAACAAGGAAAAGGTACAACTGATTTTGGTTATGAGCCGTGATGCTCGTCTCTACGTTTTAGACGAACCCATTGGTGGGGTGGACCCAGCAGCCCGTGAGTATATCCTCAATACCATTATCAACAACTACTCCCCAACTTCTACCGTTTTGATTTCTACCCACTTGATTTCTGATATCGAGCCAATCTTGGATGAAATTGTCTTCCTCAAAGACGGAAAAGTCGTCCGTCAGGGTAATGTAGATGATATTCGCTATGAGTCTGGTGAATCCATTGACCAGCTCTTCCGTCAGGAATTTAAGGCCTAA
- a CDS encoding GntR family transcriptional regulator, with the protein MSWTFDNKKPIYLQIMEKIKLQIVSHTLEPNQQLPTVRELASEAGVNPNTIQRALSDLEREGFVYSKRTTGRFVTEDKKLIAQSRKQLSEEELGHFVSSMTHFGYEKEELPSVVGDYIKGV; encoded by the coding sequence ATGTCCTGGACATTTGACAACAAAAAACCCATTTATTTACAGATTATGGAGAAAATCAAGCTTCAGATTGTTTCCCATACACTGGAACCCAATCAACAACTTCCAACAGTAAGAGAGTTAGCTAGCGAGGCAGGGGTCAATCCAAACACCATCCAAAGAGCCTTGTCAGACCTTGAACGAGAAGGATTTGTCTACAGCAAGCGCACAACTGGACGATTTGTGACTGAGGATAAGAAGCTAATCGCCCAATCACGCAAACAATTATCAGAAGAAGAATTGGGACACTTCGTTTCCTCCATGACCCATTTTGGCTATGAAAAAGAAGAACTACCAAGCGTAGTCGGAGATTATATTAAAGGAGTTTAA
- the nrdR gene encoding transcriptional regulator NrdR yields the protein MRCPKCGATKSSVIDSRQAEEGNTIRRRRECDECQHRFTTYERVEERTLVVVKKDGTREQFSRDKIFNGIIRSAQKRPVSSDEINMVVNRIEQKLRGRNENEIQSEDIGSLVMEELAELDEITYVRFASVYRSFKDVSELESLLQQITQSSKKKKER from the coding sequence ATGCGTTGTCCAAAATGTGGGGCTACCAAGTCAAGTGTTATCGATAGTCGCCAAGCAGAAGAAGGGAACACCATTCGTAGAAGACGTGAGTGCGATGAATGCCAACACCGTTTTACAACCTACGAACGGGTAGAAGAAAGAACCTTAGTGGTTGTTAAAAAAGATGGCACACGGGAACAATTCTCTAGAGATAAAATCTTTAATGGAATTATCCGCTCAGCCCAGAAACGTCCTGTGTCAAGTGATGAAATCAACATGGTAGTCAATCGTATCGAACAGAAACTCCGTGGTCGAAATGAAAATGAAATTCAAAGTGAGGACATTGGTTCACTCGTCATGGAGGAGTTGGCTGAATTGGACGAGATTACCTATGTACGTTTTGCCAGTGTCTATCGTAGCTTTAAGGATGTGAGTGAGTTAGAGAGTTTGCTCCAACAAATCACCCAGTCCTCTAAAAAGAAAAAGGAAAGATAA